One Perca flavescens isolate YP-PL-M2 chromosome 9, PFLA_1.0, whole genome shotgun sequence genomic window carries:
- the LOC114561896 gene encoding uncharacterized protein KIAA1211 homolog codes for MMSRQQSQLQNEMEIVKSFRKLTPEERRKELRRDIFTELRNMEMERRDRAALSALQRHMREKEEKDKEIERLQSQKKRYEEERRRQEAKQREEEKKRANEQRALEKQKQEQLKKARLEWKKVMMVDVEPITTPRFTPSDLKKERRRCGKAERRVEDEASFKSLTSELKGQEQSKRKTLSNNWVGEPIDTNRSSTQTAPTISTEIISLESETNTKIQEETLEGWRSSHLSEQFDCYTDLSRISILKEYIF; via the exons atGATGTCAAGACAACAAAGTCAACTCCAAAATGAAATGGAGATTGTTAAGAGTTTCAGGAAACTGaccccagaggagagaaggaaagagctCAGAAGAGACATATTTACAGAGTTGAGGAACATGGAGATGGAGCGCAGAGATAGAGCTGCTCTCTCAGCGCTTCAGAGGCACATGagggaaaaagaggaaaaagacaaagaaattgAAAGATTGCAAAGTCAGAAAAAGAGatatgaggaggagaggaggaggcaggaggccaaacagagggaggaggagaagaagagggcGAATGAGCAAAGGGCCCTTGAGAAACAAAAGCAGGAGCAACTGAAGAAAGCGAGGCTCGAGTGGAAGAAGGTGATGATGGTGGACGTGGAGCCGATCACAACGCCCAGATTCACTCCGAGCGATCTGAAAAAGGAGCGGAGGAGGTGTGGAAAGGCTGAGCGAAGAGTGGAAGATGAAGCCAGCTTTAAGAGCCTGACCTCGGAGCTGAAGGGCCAGGAGCAGAGTAAAAGAAAAACCCTGTCCAACAACTGGGTTGGAGAGCCAATTGACACGAACAGGAGCTCCACCCAAACGGCTCCAACCATCTCCACTGAAATAATAAGCCTTGAGTCTGAAA CCAACACCAAGATCCAGGAGGAGACGTTGGAGGGTTGGCGCTCAAGCCATTTGTCTGAGCAGTTTGACTGCTATACTGACCTGTCCAGAATCAGCATCCTCAAAGAATACATCTTCTGA